TTTACCCTGCTAGCACACAGACTGCCTTACTTTTATTACCTCTTAAGTGAACTATTTTTATCCTTAGGAGTACTTTCCACAAGTACTCGTGTGTTCCGTCCGACATGCCTACTTAAAGAGTTAGTTAGTTTCCAGACACTTAATAAATAATGATTTATTGCTACTCCATAAGCAAAACATAGTGTATATATATTTTTGGCATCTAAGTAGTATGCAGTCTAATGACTAGTACCTGCTGAGTAGCAAAGCTAAAACTAACAAGTAGATAAAAAGACATTAACACGTAATAAATTGCTGATTTTGTGTCGGGGTAATTGTATTGGCTTACTTACAAGCCAAACACCAAAATCACTATACCTAGCAAACTTTCAGGATgcgagaaaaaaaaaacgtGAACTATTACAGCTTCAATGCACAATCAGGGCAGGCCAGGGGAAACAGTTAGCATTAGTTGGATTGGAGAGAAGATAATGAATAGGGTAGTAGATCTTGTCCTTCCCCTCTTTGTAGCACCATATTGTTTTTACGGCTCATTTATCCATCCCTACATCCCAATTCAGTATAGCAATGAATAATCAGACAACATTATGGGCCAATATATATAAATCTAAGCAAAATTTCCGTATTTTACAACTACCTTATCAATAAATTTACCGGCTCTTCGTAGCCCTCTCATAATGAAACAATGGGGTGGTTATTCACTTGCGGAAGTTCATGATATGATCTGTAGCCCAGGGACTTCGCCGTTGGAGAATTGCCCCTTATACGCCGAGTAAAGCTTTACGACTTCCTTAACATACAGGTCATGATATTCATCAATATCATCCTGTGACGGCTGGTATCCGAAAGTGGTTGGTACTTCTATCGGCTTTCCAATGACAATGTTGACCCGTCGGCGGTACGGCATAAGACCGACATCGTAGTTTAAAAGGCCACGACCGTGGAGCGCGGGAATCGTAAACTTGAATACCCTGAGTACGAACATCTGCAATTTGTGAACCATCGGGTGTGTTGTAGGGCTGAGCTGGTCATACAGGTCGTTTTCGCCAAAGCCGATGACAGGGACTAGATCAGCACCGGTCCGAAGGGCCATCTTGACGAATCCCTTGCGGCCCTTGAGTATGAGTCGTAGAGAGCCAGGTTGCGCTTCCAAGGACTCACGGGCACCGCCAATCACAATCGTAACAGCGCGACCCCGGCCATCATTGTCCGGCCCACCCTTGGACAAAATGTTGCGGATGGACTCCCTTCGAAACCGACCGGATACCCATGGGCCAGAATCCCAGTCGCGGTATAAAGGGAAGGCGGAAGTTGGGAGTCGAGTGTCAGCAAGCTATTAGTGATCCCAGGGAACTTTTTCCGAGAACCCTAGGGCGTTGGTTGCAAATGCGCACCATGCGCCGTGGGAGATGATACCATGGGGATGGTAGCCCATGATATATCTTCTGTTTGGCGGCAATTCGTGCGTCTTATGCAGTTTCATGGGGTAGTATCCGGCAAACAGCTTCCAAAGTGGTAAGGACCTGAGCCATTCGGACCGATATGACCAGCGTTCCATCGGTTGGGGAGGTAGAAGCCGTTAAGTGTACCAGATACGGCACCAGAATTGGCCATGACAGGGATTGGCGCAGGTGAACCAGAATATAGATACTATGACGACGATTGACATGCAGTGGAAGAAAACAGCCGCTGTCTGTAGGCGTCGGGTAAGCGGGATACGGGAGCGGGGCAAATCGGAACGCCGCCGGCTCTCCACGCCTCCTGTTCGTATCGCTCATGCAAAGATTCACACGATAGCGGGGGGTACTCTGTATTGCTGCCATCGATCGTTCTTTCTTTTGGACCCCTCTGCCTTGTCTCGTCATCAGGCAGTGTGACGGCATTCGATTTTGGTCCGCCATCTGGTGCTGGGGATTCCCTGCCATTCACCATGGCGCTGGCGTTCCATTCGCTATTCCTCTCGGCCGTTGCTGTTGTATCACTTGCTGGTGGGATCTGTCAGGGTGTCAGATTCTGAATACGTCGGAGCCCATGGTAGTTTGAAAGTAATGAACTAGCCACTGCGTGCATTTCCAGGCTAGCTTCGCGGCATTTCCTGGACGAAGACATGGAAGTGGTAATATTACCGGTTCATTTATATCTTGTGCTTCTGCCACTGCAAGGAATTAGCAACAGTATCGGCACACCTCGTAAGGCTTGATCGATTCGAGTCTACAAGTCTGCTGCGGCAGCCACAAATAACTTGCACCAACCCTCCAGGCTGGGCAGCttggcagtacggagtaggagtaCATGGTGAGAGTATACAACTTACTTGGTCGCAACGACACATGCTGCGTGATATCAACGCTCGCCATCGAACTTTGCGATATCCTCACGATACAGCTCGATCGCTGAACAACGATTGCTTAGCTGCCGCTGAGTTCAAGTAAGTGGGCAGGCGTGCTGCAGGGTGTTGGTCGCAACTGGAAGGTATACTTCTGGAGTCTGACTCAACTAGCATGTGACCCGAGGTGCGATGTGGGTACATCTAAAGGACAGCcgaaggtactccgtaagctCTACAGCTAATCGTACCACGCCCCACCTCAAGGTGGTGCTCACCACCAAGCCAAGCACTAACAGGCACTTTGATAATAGCTTTCAATCTAACTATATTTTATACTACCAAGACTGATCTCTCTAGTATAGACATATATATATTCTAATACGCCTTTTAATGTTATAACGTTTTGCATTACTGATAAATGCACTTCTCACTGTAGTATTGAATTTCTTTCACATTAGGACAACTTTCTTTCAATTCTGAGCAATGACATTAATTGCTTTAACCTACTATTTGATGGGCTTATCTACCTACTAGGTTCTACTAGTATTGAGAACCATATTTTTGATGCTCAGTAGAGTTTCTGGGCCCTTTCTGCTTTCTTTAACTACTGGATGTCCCTTATTACCTGCATTGGCTCTACAGTTGTAGGTAGTCAAGGAACCTCGAACTAGGCGATTAAGGTTAATGTCCAGAGTCTCATTTTCGATATTCATTCTATTCCTCTTGCTCTCCAGTAACCTCCCTAGCTTACTATACTTAGTGCAACGATCGAGCCCATTGGGAGACAGTTAGGTAAGCAAGTGCGCCTTATTCAAGCGTGAGGATATATtcaagactaaagcttgTCCCTCTGTCCAAGCTTCTGCAGTTCCGTACCTCTAGTAGCCCCTAGAGTTAGGGCAGACCCCACTGGTCTGGGCCTACTCGGCTGTCCGGCTTTAGCCGAGCTTTACCCTTACGCCTAGCCTTACAATTATTATCCCCCCTCCTATAGGGACCGTCTCGGTCTCGTTTCAGGAGTTTCCCGGCTAGCATTAAGATGCAACAGAGGAAAAGGGGGTCCGCCTGGActagggctacaacgaatcaaggaTCGTGACATGGGGCAGGATCAATCTATTGGTGTTCTTGATGCTATTGTTGCCAACCACCAGGTGTCCTCTGTgcctgcttaaataggcgCAGATGTGGACACCGTTACGCaactaactacccggactttaaccccgttacaggcccgttggcgcgtcggcgcgacacATTATTTAACCTAGTTCGAATAGACTTACCTCGTTTATCGTATCTGCTTGCCTCATTGTCCTTAATCGGCATCCTGGCGCCTTCTAGGTGCTGACCGTTCTCGGTCGCTAGTCGGCTACTGCTAGTCGTATTGTTATAGCGGCCGTCCTCTGCCTAAGGCTGTCAATCTGGTTGCTGTCGCGTCTCTCGCACTTGCCTTTGTGCCCGTTGGGCTCTGCCTTAGGCCGTCAATCGGTTGCTGTCGCATTCGTCGTGTTCATTCCCGTTGCTATGCTGCAACCATATTGTAGGGTGGCCTTAGGTTTCGACACCCTGGGGATTCTGGCCCAAGGTCGTCGCTCCAATATATATCCCCCATCGCGTCTTTGTTGATTTCCTTCTTTTCTTTGCTTCCTTAAGACTGCCACCACGATAATTCGACGACTTTTTGGCAGCAttgacgacgacagcgacagtaacgacaacaacaaaAACGATACAGCCACCTGAAGTCCAGCATAACTCCCTCTCGCAAACGATCCGCGCCGGGCGGGACCTTAGCCTCTCCTGAGGTTAATAGCCCTAGTTACCAGCGTAGGGAGGCCCGGCGTCGGTCTATGCAGAGACGGGTTTTGCTGCGGCTTTGGGATGGaattgttacggagtcgctaggcgactgctctaggactctcaatgatatttattaaaagacttgaagaagggaaaactacttggcggttagggcttctagtttaTGTGCGTTCCTCAGATGGGTCTGTTGGTCCCTCCATCTTGTATCccatatcgggctaagcccgataccataacaggAATCCCTTTCGGTGAGTCCCCCCGTATGTCCCCCTCTGCTAATAGGACTAGGGCTGGGGCTTCTTTGTGTAATGACGAGAGCGATATAGGCGACGTTGACGGTACGCCAACTCCTCGACGGGTTGATGAAGGTAAGCAGCCCGCTGTAGCCTCcccttcgccttcgcctccAGTCTTCGCTTGGGTCGGGGTTCGGTTGCATCCCAAAGTCGTTGAGCCAGTTGGACTATCTCTTCTCGGGTATGATCTTCGATGTTCTTGTATAGGTTGATCTGACGTTGCAATCCCGGTAGTAGCTTACCGAAGTAGGTATACGCCCGCTCGGATTCTAGTGCCCTTTCGAAGCAGTTTTCAATTGAGTCCAAGTAGAGGCTGAACTCCATTGGTGACTGGCCTTCTCGTTGTTTTGCGTTTTGCCGTTGTATTGCTAGGTGGGCCCGGTAGTTGGCCCCTCCCTTTAGCAGGGTGAGGGTCCATTCTTGGAAAAGGTCCCAGTCGTTCTCGGCTGCGTCTCGGCGGTCTTTCGGCAGTTCGTCCAAATATCTTTCCCAGCGCGCCCGTCCTTGGGCCTGTATATAATCCAGGGCTATGAGAATTTTCTGGTAATCTTTCTTAAACCTTCGCCTTGCTCTATTGAATACGCAATTAAGGTCGTTAAGCCATTCCTGCCTCTTCTGGGGTGTAGTAGGTTGCCTAAGTTCCGGGATATTCTTTACCTCGATTTCGCAACTGCTTACTGAGGAAGCGTCGGATTCTTGTCTGGTTCTTTCTTTTGTCTTTCTTTGCTGGTTGTCGGTCCCTATCCCCAGAAGGGTATGGAGTTCCTTTTCTCGTTCCTCTAGCTGCCGTAGCTCCTGCAGCTGGGCTAGCCGTTCCCGTATTGCAGCCAGCTTTTCTGGAACTAATGGTTCCTTGTGTGCACTCACTTGCGTTGTATCGAGGGAGCTTAGCGTACTTGGCGTTGGAGAGGTTCCTAGCATTGAGTTTGTTCCGCCTTCCTGAAGGACGTAAGGCGTATCCCTAGTGCTGCGTGTTGTAGGCGGCATCTTGCTTAGGTGACTagaatactccgtagaagCTTTAGAATTGTAATGATCGAGCCCGTTGGgagatagttaggtaagcAAATGCGCCTTGTTCAAGCGTAAGGATATATTGAAGACTAAAGCTTGTTCCTCTGTCCAAGCTTGTAATTAATGGGCGGGCCAGTTCGAAGACAGTCAGGTAAGCAAGTGAGCCTTCTTTCAGAAAtcgagtagtatttaagactaaagcttgaCCCCTTTCAAGCTTCTGTAATGGGCGGACCAGTTCGACGACAGTCAGGTAAGCAAGTGAGCCTTCTTTCAGAAATCGAGTAGTATtcaagactaaagcttgACCCCTCTCGAGTTTCCATGCTCACATTCCTTTTGTGGCCGGGGCGTGCCCTACTCCTAGGCTGCCCCACCTTCCTGTCTAcccgggctttacccgtGCGCCTAGCCTTACACTGTTGGTTAGGTATAAGTTGGTCATACATTTTTGCATTTAACAGACTACGACTCGTCCTGATAACAACAAGTCATATCATAATAAAGAATAACGAGTTAATTAATAATAGCTGATTTGGCTAAATAAAACACTCTCAGTCGGCCCTAGTACTTCAGCCAATGCTAGAGCTAAAACAATATATTATCAACTAATAATAAGTGAAGTCTATATCCTCGGATCATTGGCTGCTGACGTGCTATAAGTGACCGAAGTGACCGAGCACTGATTAATAGAAGTAGTGTTCCTACTTGCCAAGATCAAGTTGATGTTCGTTCTTCCTCATCTATCCTGGCCATTGAAGCGAAACTACCATTAAAAATCCTCTATACTACGACTGCCTCGATGCCTTGGTCGCCAGGTTCTGTGTTTGTGACAGCACAGCTGTCCCCAGGGACCGTATTTCTATGgcagtgtactccgtacatgcgtcAGAGCTGGGTGATGGCTAAATTGCCTGGCTGCGGATTGCATGTAAGAAGAGGGGGCCAGGTTCCTGCCCAATCGATTACTTACAAGCCCTAAGAACTATCACTAGTACAATACAGATGGCATGGGAATTGATGCAAAGCACCTACTAAACAATAATTCGTCACTCAGTTGGGGCAGATTGAAGATGTCTTCAATTCTCTATGGCCATTTGGACACAATCCTTTTGGTTGACCGAGTCAAAAAGTTTGATTGCCTTGCCCGGGCCTCCCTGGCCTTTCACAAGTTGACAGCCTTGCGGAAGTTCTCGCCAGCATAGATGGCCTGGTCACCAAGCTCTTCTTCGATGCGGAGAATCTGATTGAGCTTGGCTAGACGCTCGGACCGGCAGGGAGCACCAGTCTTGATCTCGCCGGATCGGATTCCGACGACAAGATCGGCGATAGTGACATCCTCGGTTTCACCAGATCGGTGAGAAACCATGACACCCCACCCGTCGGCATATGAATCCTTGGCAGCCTGGATCGACTCTGTTAGAGTACCGATCTGGTTGACCTTGAGCAGAAGCGCGTTGCAAGCTTTCAGCTCGACCGCCTTCTTGATACGCACTGGGTTGGTGACAGTTAGATCATCACCGACAATCTGGATATCCTGGGACTTGTAGAAGTAGCTCCAGGCCTCCCAGTCATCCTCAGCAAAGGGATCTTCGATGGAAACAATGGGGTACTTCTTCGCCAGGTCAGAGTACATGGCGGCAAGTTCCTCATATGTGATCCACTTGGCTGGATCGCTCTCGGGATTCTTGAAATCAAGGTCGTACTTCTTCTCTGCCTCCTTGTAGAACTCGCTCGATGCAACATCCATTGCAATATTCATTTTGCCTGTGTAGCCGGCCTTGTCAATGGCGTCTGTGATAAGGTCAAGGGCTTCTGCGGCAGTCTGAATGTCAGGAGCAACACCACCCTCATCACCAACGTTGCCGGCAGACTGGCCATATTTCTTCTTCGCCAGGCTCTTGAGCTGTTGGTAAACCTCAGCACCCTGCCGCATGGCTTCCGAGAAAGAAGGGGCAGCACTGGTTGATGCCACTGTCAGCATTTTGACGTTTGCCAAAAATATTGGTTGCAACTTACGAAGGGACAATCATGAACTCCTGGAAGGCAAGACGGCCACCGGCGTGAGAACTTGACAAATCAGCACTTTCCCCCTTACTTTTCAGTCAAGGAAGTCTCACCCGCCGTTGAGGACGTTCATGAAAGGAACGGGCAGGACATAAGGCTTTTTTGTTCCGGCGAGGTCCGAAATGTGAGCATACAGAGGGACACCCTAAAATACCCCATCAGTATTTCTCCGGCTATCATGCGAACAAAGCGATGAACCTTTtcagcggcgccggccttggcAACAGCTAAGCTGACACCGAGGATGGCGTTCGCGCCAAGCTTGGTCTTGTTGGGAGTGCCGTCGAGTCCGTTCAAGAAAGCATCGATCTTGGATTGATCCTTCACATCGATGGCCTCTTTGATTAGGGCAGGGCCAATGATGGCATTAACgttgtcgacggccttgccaACGCCTTTGCCGCCCCATTTGGACTTGTCACCATCGCGTAGCTCACAAGCTTCGTGCTGGCCTACAATTCAGAATAAGCAACACATAAATGCAAACGGCAGACAAAGCTGGCGACGAACCGGTAGAAGCTCCGGATGGAACAATGGCGCGATGGAGCCCTGTCTCGGTAACGACGTCAACCTCAACAGTGGGGTTGCCTCGCGAGTCGTAGACTGATCGTGCATGAACCTTGGTGATGGCCATTTTGAATGAGATATATGAGCGTATCAGATTTCTCTAAACGAGTCATCGTGTTAGGGCGTGTATATGAAGAAGATAGGGGCCACAATGCATTTCTGGGATGGGAGAACGCTAGATCAGGTGGGGGCAACAATCGTGAGCAATTCAGAAACGTGGATAACAACTGGAGGCAATCCTCACGGCGAGGTATCTTGCACTCAACCGCGTGTACACAGGGAGTAAATGCCTAGGCTCCTGCCTGGTCGTTGCAATTGTCGATGGATATTGAGTTTCCCAGAGAGGGGTGTCAGGCACTTGACGACGGAGGTGAGAGGGGAAGGTGGACTGTCAGATGGCGAGATTGAAGTCGATTTGGGGGAGGGGACGAAGGAAGCGTAGACATAATGAAATTAGATCATCATGTGAATACGCACCTGAACTAGACGTCTCGagtatttttttttctcaAAAAGAATTAGCCGAAGGGGGAAGATGTTTGAGGTTTTTGTTGAGGGAGAGGAGTAGACAGTAAGGTGCGACCCGATGAGTAGTTAAATATTAAGGTGGGGCATCAGGCTTTGGAGCTACGTTGGGAAAAATGATCTCATATTCGTCGCATGGCCAGAAAGCTTCAGCTGGCCAGCCATGACTCAAATCTTTCCAGGCCTCTCGCCAAGTTTGAAGCCTACCATCGGCCAATGGCTTCGATC
The nucleotide sequence above comes from Drechmeria coniospora strain ARSEF 6962 chromosome Unknown scf7180000000102, whole genome shotgun sequence. Encoded proteins:
- a CDS encoding Enolase, producing MAITKVHARSVYDSRGNPTVEVDVVTETGLHRAIVPSGASTGQHEACELRDGDKSKWGGKGVGKAVDNVNAIIGPALIKEAIDVKDQSKIDAFLNGLDGTPNKTKLGANAILGVSLAVAKAGAAEKGVPLYAHISDLAGTKKPYVLPVPFMNVLNGGSHAGGRLAFQEFMIVPSAAPSFSEAMRQGAEVYQQLKSLAKKKYGQSAGNVGDEGGVAPDIQTAAEALDLITDAIDKAGYTGKMNIAMDVASSEFYKEAEKKYDLDFKNPESDPAKWITYEELAAMYSDLAKKYPIVSIEDPFAEDDWEAWSYFYKSQDIQIVGDDLTVTNPVRIKKAVELKACNALLLKVNQIGTLTESIQAAKDSYADGWGVMVSHRSGETEDVTIADLVVGIRSGEIKTGAPCRSERLAKLNQILRIEEELGDQAIYAGENFRKAVNL